A single Nicotiana tabacum cultivar K326 chromosome 5, ASM71507v2, whole genome shotgun sequence DNA region contains:
- the LOC107805298 gene encoding putative plastid-lipid-associated protein 8, chloroplastic gives MATYVIAGGGATTTAFIRNPRRSSSSAAPLSSQLALNFFQNRSNCRRKSKSFSPIYASVSASPAPVTKPDDLVDSILSKVMQTDRGVSLTRDEHKRVAEVAQELQRFCVDEPVKCPLIFGEWDVVYCSNPTSPGGGYRSAFGRLFFKTNEMIQVVEAPDIVKNRVSFSLFGFLDGEVSLKGKLNVLDEKWIQVVFEPPELKVGALDFQYGGESEVKLEITYIDEKIRLGKGSRGSLFVFQRRKP, from the exons ATGGCCACTTACGTCATCGCCGGCGGCGGTGCCACCACCACTGCTTTCATCAGAAATCCTCGCCGTAGCTCCTCTTCAGCTGCTCCGTTAAGTTCTCAGCTAGCACTTAACTTTTTTCAAAATCGCTCTAACTGTCGCCGGAAGTCGAAAAGTTTTTCGCCAATTTATGCTTCCGTTTCCGCTTCGCCGGCGCCGGTAACTAAGCCTGATGACCTCGTCGACTCCATTCTTTCCAAG GTTATGCAAACAGATCGAGGGGTTTCCCTGACAAGGGATGAGCACAAAAGAGTAGCTGAAGTGgctcaagaattgcaacgtttcTGTGTGGATGAACCTGTGAAATGCCCTCTAATATTCGGAG AATGGGATGTAGTGTACTGCTCAAATCCCACTTCACCTGGGGGTGGCTATCGGAGTGCATTTGGTCGCCTTTTCTTCAAAACAAACGAAATGATTCAGGTTGTTGAAGCCCCTGACATTGTCAAGAATAGAGTGTCCTTTTCACTTTTTGGTTTCCTTGATGGGGAAGTTTCCTTAAAAG GAAAATTGAACGTCCTAGATGAAAAATGGATACAAGTTGTTTTTGAGCCACCTGAACTCAAGGTAGGGGCACTAGATTTCCAGTATGGTGGCGAGAGTGAAGTTAAATTAGAGATCACATACATTGACGAGAAGATCAGGTTGGGAAAGGGCTCCAGAGGTTCCTTGTTTGTGTTTCAAAGACGCAAACCTTGA